Genomic DNA from Leishmania mexicana MHOM/GT/2001/U1103 complete genome, chromosome 15:
aaccctaaccctaaccctaaccctaaccctaaccctaaccctaaccctaaccctaaccctaaccctaaccctaaccctaaccctaaccctaaccctaaccctaaccctaaccctaaccctaaccctaaccctaaccctaaccctaaccctaaccctaaccctaaccctaaccctaaccctaaccctaaccctaaccctaaccctaaccctaaccctaacacacgcacacaacaacctttaatagaccacacacactaAGGGATAACAGCAACACAACCACAGCGATAACCAcaaccatcaccatcacagTCCTACACCACACAGGCCcgcacacagcgcagcagccacgcgaACAACTAGCAATACACACAAATATAGCAGCCGTCTAAACAGCCACAACATGGAGAGCTACCAGCGCGGTGGTACAGTGGTTTCTCTTGTGAATACTCAATCCCGTCAAAGAAGCAAcggcgcacacatacacacaactGGGTAGGCAAACATCTCCAGAGTGGTGGGGGAGATCGCGCAGGCAGAACCACGACGGCACCAAAGGCCTCGACGACAAGCGAGTGTGCTAGGAAGCTCTCAGAGCAGCGCGGGGTGCAGAAAAAGGAGTCACATCTCTCAGCCCCGTATCCAGAGCAGGCTTGGGACAGAAGCCGGGCATGTGAAGAGCAGTTGTGGCACACAGCCGgcaccacacacaacacacacacaggagggGCGAGGGCCAGCAGCCTAGCGCTCGCGTTGGTTTTTCGGACTGCCTTGGAAGACTCTGTTGTGTCGAGCGCCTTGATAAGCGGCTCCTTCTCGAAGCGTGGGCGTTTGTGTGGGAGACGTTggggagcagctgcactcTGGAGAAAGAGGTCGAGGACGGCATGGGCGGAGAGTAGTCGGTAGTGAGAAAGGAGAAGTGGGGGAAAACGCACGCCAGTTTGCTGTGGGCCACCTTGGGCTGACCCTTTTTTCTTGTCTTTTTCAATCCAGAACTGTGAAAGTGCGTGTTGATTTGTAAGAGTTGCGAAGGTGAGGGGGACTGAatcagcgctgctgcgagacGGGTCGTAGTCGACACGTGAGCGGGTGCAACCGCACTAGCGGGTGAACCGCACGCACTATCTGTCACATGCACTTGGGGTTCAGGCCAACGACGCTAGACTGCAGCTTCGCGCACCAAACCCTTGTCATCATATATTTTttttgtctctctccccccgcaGGGGGTCGGTCAAGAGTAGTCTGGAAAATCAATTGAAAAAGGGGGTCAACGCCAAAGGGAAACAAGAGGGCAGTGGGACAGAAGAAAGAAGTTTATCTATGAGCATGCACAACAGTTCTTGCCGCCTGTCGCTCACACAGCCGTGTAGGCTGGAGAGACAGGCAACAAGGGACCAAGGCACGATTGCCTTACGCATAGCCGTACATGATGTGGCCCTTCTTGCGCAGCGCGTTCACAACATCGGACGCCGTCACGGTCTTCTTGCGGGCGTACTCGGTGTaggctgtgctgcagcgcacaaTGTCCTCCACGTAGGCCTTCAGCACGGAGCGCACCTCTTCGTAGATCTCGGCAGAGATGCGCTtcacgccaccgcggcgcgccaTGCGGCGGACGCAGCCGCATGTGATGCCGCGGATGttgtcgcgcagcaccttcttCTGGCGCTTCTGGCTGCCCTTGGCATCAGCGGAGCGCTTGCCCTTGGCCATGGTCGAATGTGCTggtgaggaaggggggagggtgtgctTGGGGGAAGTAGGTAGCGGATGACAGCGTGGTGAGAAGGCTGTATGAGATCATCAAAGAGCAGAGATGTAGAGATGAGAAAGTCTtgaaagaaagagaaggcaAGAGACATTCACAGCCGCTGAAGGGCCGCGTAAAAGGTAGTAGCAGAACAGTGAAAGGAGAGGGCGTTGCGGCGGTACCTCCGGGCATGTGTTCAGCACTGGAAGCACGTCGAGCGACACGACAGGAGGCGTCGATCTTTCGTTGGCATGAAAGCAATTTCGAGCACTCCTCGCGCACCTTCCTTTCGTTCCGTTTGTAGATTCGTTACGTCACCCTTTTCGTTCATGTTAGGCGGGCATGTATATGCCTTCAAAGAAGTGCGTCTCGTGACGGTGTggtacgcgtgcgtgtatcCAGCAGGCCCTTCTTCGATGCTGGCAATGGCAAACCActgcgcctcgctgcgcgAGGCCGGCAGCCAATCTCAAGGACTGTGGAACGGGCTCGGGCACACGGCGAAGAAAGGAATGTGCTGCACGGTATCGTTGCACCACAGCTCCAGTTTCAACTTGTCTAGCACCGTCATCGCAGCCGACAGCGCTTTGAAGTTGCGCCGAGCCGCGAAGTGCCAGGCAAACCACTCACGGTATCGCCCATAGTACCGCCGTTTGCTCCCGGCAGCGAAGTGTAGGAAGGAGGGAAGCACATGCCTCCGGGGAGCAGCCGAGCATGCAGTAGACACCGAGCCGTCTAGGAAGGTCACATCGAAACAGCGCGGCAGGACCTGACGAACCCATAATGGGGGCGTGATGAAGGCACCCGAGGCGGTAGCGATGAGATCTCGGTCAGGAACAGTGAAGGACACGTCATCCCGATGGCGGGTGTAGTAGGAAGTCATCTGGCCGAGCCACTGCCGGCGTTGCAAATGGGAAGTGAACATGAACTCCGTGAGGTGGTCGACAGAGATGAGACCAACCGGCAGCCCAAACGAATCGCGCACGAGTCGGCCATCTGTACGGTGCCCACTCTGAAACAAGAGGCCCGCATCGATCTCGAACATGCGTGAGTAGTACCGCAGAACGCCGATGATGGACTGATCGCAAAACCACTCCCGCTTCACGCGGGGCTGTTGCTCCTTGGCGAACCGGAGCACACCTGCGGCCAGCTCTCGGAGTGCCCACACGCGGGAGATGTGCATGCCGGCATTGAGATAGTGCGCCGGGTTGCGACCGACGGAGAAGGCGCCGTTGTAGAAGAACTGGTCGCCGGGAGTGCGCAGAAAGTTCGCAGCCTCCAGCGAGGTGTTGAGTAAGCGATGACCGTGTCCCTGGGCGAAGAAGCCGGCGTATATGTTCTTGTAGTAATTCCAGTCCTCCTTGGACGCGCGGGCCGCGTCTTGAGGAGAAAAGAAGGACGCGCCGTTGCGAGCGGCTGCGATGAGGTGCGTGGTGATGTAATCGCCGGTGAAACACTGGAAGAGGCCATCGACGGGCTGATGATAGTAACAATCGTCGTCCGCGTTGAAGATAACTGGCGGCAACTGCACAAGCGGCCGCGACTGTTGCTTGGGTGTGGTGCGCAGAGTAGCCATAAAGATGGACCCGACCTGCTCTCCGTAATCCTCCCAGGCGCGCACTGCGGCGAGATCCAGAGCCGCCTCTGAGGCAGGGGAATAGCGCGCAAACTTCTGCAAGAACGGCACCACGTCAGATCCTGTCCACGCCACGTCAGTGTCCATCGTGACCACGATGTCCTCGTCCCGCAAGCCCTCCCGATCAAGATAGTCGAGGTAGTGCTTATAACGCCAGACGTGAGAGTAGGTATTATCCGCTCCAAGGACGCTGAGGCGGACGCCAGCGAGCGCACACGACGCGGTGACCATGCAGAAGCTCCAGTCCGTCTGATTTGAGGCTACGATGAAGTGAATTCTAGTGGGAGGGTGCGTGACACCGTCCGTGCCGTTGTGCTGCGACAGGTATGCGTTGACGTTTCGTTGCAGGTCCGCGTTGGCATCGGGGTGGTCACCAGCGTTGCGCTGTGGCAAGGGCTTCCTCTGTccgagcgcggcgcgccgcacggCCTGGATATGGGAGTACACGTAGTGGCAGTGGGGTGTATTGGACAGCCAGacgaccgcggcggcactCGTAACAGCCAAGATAAGCGCGAGAAACAGTGTGGAGAACAGAAAGCGCTTGAAGCGCAGCACGTCACTCTCAGAGCCGCACAGACGAACGAGCTCGCGCCGCATCCATCGTAGACcctccactgccgctgcctcgacaGAGCGACACTGCTGGCGTAAAGCCCGCTGTGAGGAACGCAGCAGCCTTACAAGATTTGGCatccctcttttttttcgaggAGTCAATGTGgagggcagcgcgcacgcccaGCACAGCGTGGATGAGCAGGTATTAAGACGGAGTTCTAGACAGGGCAGCGAGACGACAGGAAAGTATGGCCTTTAGCAGAGATGGTGCAGGAAGGATAGAGCGGTGTGTTCTGATTTTTGGTGCACTTATAGGAAGGAATACCCAGGTTCATATTGGAGAGCACTTCGCACACTCGCAGAGAGGGTGAAAGAGAAAAGAATGTCCGGCGAGGGCGAAAGCGTGAAGGATGCAACGCCTTCGACAACTCTGCAGCGATGCTACGTGGGTCCTGTTTGGCCACACAACATCCACAAAGAAGGCCTCGATCTGAGAGACCAGAAGGAAGAAAAGTTTGCCGGGGTAAAGGAGTTAAGGCGAcggaaaaagagaagaggaaaaaaagaaaaagagagccTTCGTACTGATGAAGCTGGCGTGGGCAGCATGAAGCGCTAtcgggcggagggggagcacTGTGAAGGGCATTAGCATCCCCGGGTGGTCACGGGTTGAGGTAAAAGTTGACGGGCCAAGCACGCATAGCCTACACGCCAACGGGACACGGACCCTCGCAATCTGTGGCCACGTGCTGCCATACTGTTGCTCGCTCCTTGATTCGTTCACGCTGAGTCTTATCGTTTCGGTTTTATGCGGAGACCACATATAGTTGTCAGCTCTTCGAAATTGATGAAGCATCCGTCACAATAGTGTTGGGGTTCGTGTGAAGGGCAGGATGTCCGCCAACGCTGATGTATGCGAGGGTGCCAGCAGGGAATTGTGGCGGACAGAGAGGACGGCCCGTTTCGTTCATTCCATCTTGAgcaggaaggagagagaggagccaAGAGACCAGGAGACTGACATACCCGCGATGCGGTTGGGCACCGTGAGGGCCGTGTCGTCACCAAGCCCTAGCCCGTTTGTCAAGAAGCTGTACAGGTACGCCAGCTCCATGCAGGCCGTTTCCTCAGGGGTGGTGGCCCGACTCGCAGATTCCCGGTGGCACACCTCTTTCCCGACCTCCTTGTACAATGAGACGTAGACTGGCCTCCCCTCCTTGTGGAAGTGGTAGAGTCGGTCATAAAAGTAGGAGAAGGCGTAAACGGGATGCCGCCTTGACGGAaacagcggctgcggcacgccACGCGCGCCACACGCATCAAACCTGCAGGTCGCCGTTGTTATGACATGCTCGCGAAATAGTCCTACACACGCGTCAAAGTCTGTGGCGTCACTGTTTCGAAGTTCCACGCCGTTCAGGTGCTTCGTATACCCTCTCGGGAAGCACGGGAAAGACGACGTCCCGTTCGCTTCAGCGAACAACGTCATCAgcttcttcttcgcctcgTTCATCCCAAGGCCGAGG
This window encodes:
- a CDS encoding histone H4, which translates into the protein MAKGKRSADAKGSQKRQKKVLRDNIRGITCGCVRRMARRGGVKRISAEIYEEVRSVLKAYVEDIVRCSTAYTEYARKKTVTASDVVNALRKKGHIMYGYA